Part of the Equus asinus isolate D_3611 breed Donkey chromosome 28, EquAss-T2T_v2, whole genome shotgun sequence genome is shown below.
ACACTTGGCCGCAGTGCTCTACGAGGCAGAACTCTGTGCGATGACCCCCTAACTGCCAGGACAGGCTCCATAGGCGGGGAGGGGCATAGGCTGGTGCCCTTCACCCGCATTTGGTGTCTGATGTCAGGTGTCTAATGACGGATCCCTGTTGCCTGGCCATGATAATTAGTTACCTATGTGTCACCTCTAGTGTCCAGTGATgggagaacagtgcctggtgccagCCCATGGGGCCTGCCAGACCCAGAGTGCAGACAAGTGTCCAGCAGGATCAGTCTCAGAGCCATTGCTCCAGCAAGAACGACTCaagctggaggaagagaggcTCAAGCCAGAGGTGGAGGCACTagaggagagaggccccagggcTATGGGCTCTACTGTGAGGCCCAGTCATGGTCTGAAGAGGAAGCTGGTCAAGTGAGGGGGCTTTCAGAGGGAAGGAGCtgcagagctgggggtgggggggggatggACTTACACCCCAGTAGGATTCCTAAATCCATCCTGTACTCCTGTAGGGTGCATCCTTATTCCCTGCCACCACCATCACTCCTCACCCCTTCTGTCCCTCAAGAGCCCTGGTGTAGGGAATATCCAGAGAGTGAGTCTCAAGGCCTTGAAGGGAACTGAGCTCACATGAGTTCTCAGCCCCTGACCAGCCTGGGGCCTCACTGACCAGAAAAGGGACAAGAATCTGGGCCCAGGGTGGTGGGCAGGCAGGGATATTCCCTAGGTTCAGGACAAAGGAGCCCAGGCTGAAGGCTGGGTCCTCAGGCCTCCTGtcccccagcctcccaggacCTAGTCACCAAGCCCATCCTAGGGCTGAAGCTGAGCTGCTACAGGGGCTGCCGCTGCAGAGGGAGGAACCAGAGAGTAGCCAGAGTGAGCCATCACCGTCTGCCAAACAGCACAAAAAAGCCAAGAAGCGCAAGAGTCTGGGGGCCCCAGTGCTCCCAGCTATGGCCAGCACAGTGTCTGCACCCTCAGAGACCATGGGGCTGGAAAGTGAGTGGCAGTGCCTGGGCCTTCCCGTTTCCCCCTGCCTGCTGGACCCTTGACAGGGCACAGCATGGCACTctagcccctgccctgccctgggtcCTTTCAGGAAAGGCCCAGCGCCTGAGGCCCCTGTACCAGTACATCAACTATTGCAACCCGGAGTTGAaccaggcaggggagggggacagggaggcagaggccgAGGTGGACCCTGAGTTGGAGCTGACCCTGGTTCCTGAGGAGGCAGGTGTGGAGCAACTGCAGGCCTTGCTGCACGTGGCAGGTGAGCTGGGCTCAGGCCTCACTTTGCCCTGCCCCAATACATTCGTGTTCCCCACACATGCTCTAGTTCCCCTGggaaaggaggctggagaggagccTGGGGGTTTGCTCAGCTTGGGGGTCAGCGGCTGCCTCAAGGCTGAGGTGGATAAGTCAACTCAAGTGGACATTGACAAGATGCTAAGTGTCTGCATGGCTTCACTTGTACCCCCACTCTCTCCTCAGTACAAGTGACTGTCCCGCCCCACTCGTGGCTCCCCTCCACCCAAGCGTGAACCACAGCAGCAGCCTATGGGCCTAGGCCCTCAGGTGGAAGGGGGAATTTGGCCTTTGCCCCAACTTGGGACCTTGGACTtgctgaaaataaatgttttccttttctcagacTGTGATTCCCCAAATAAGCTGCCtgaagagggagaggctgggaagaAGGGTGGAGGACTCCCCAGTGCAGGGTTTGAAGCCTGACTGGTTATCTGGATTGCCCAGGAATTTGACAAAAATATAGATTTCTGGGCACTATCTCACACTTAACGGAATCAGAATTTACAGGCGTGGGGCCTTGTTCTATGCATTTAAAGGCTCCTCAGATGAACCTGAAGGTCTGATAGGAAaacagtggggatggagagggaggTGATAAAGAGGAACTtggggcagagaaaggaaagggactgTCAGGTCATGGGAAACAGGTACTTGGTCTTGCTCCATCTCCCAGGGAAGGGGCCTGCATTTGGTCTGACCTCGAGGGGGCCAACACTTGGGATTCCTACTCTAGGGTGGCACAGTTGACTTATCAGTGCCAAGAGTGGCAGCTTTGAAATGCTTTCCACTTATTGCCAGACCACAACTGAACCAGACTTTGCCCCCAGAGTGGCCCCTGGTGAGAGAGGCATCGGTCCCTTTTTCCCGGCAGGCAGGGGATGGTGAATGACTGCTGCTTCTTGCCCTCAGGGGTCTCCGGGAGGAGGCGGCCCGTGTTATTTTGGAAACTCTCATATCCTGCTGCCTCCTGATCTTCCTACATGTCCC
Proteins encoded:
- the C28H16orf86 gene encoding uncharacterized protein C16orf86 homolog gives rise to the protein MVSGGAEKRPGTQEETAVGPAQLAEALGGCARSSECPVMGEQCLVPAHGACQTQSADKCPAGSVSEPLLQQERLKLEEERLKPEVEALEERGPRAMGSTVRPSHGLKRKLVKALVLPGPSHQAHPRAEAELLQGLPLQREEPESSQSEPSPSAKQHKKAKKRKSLGAPVLPAMASTVSAPSETMGLERKAQRLRPLYQYINYCNPELNQAGEGDREAEAEVDPELELTLVPEEAGVEQLQALLHVAGELGSGLTLPCPNTFVFPTHALVPLGKEAGEEPGGLLSLGVSGCLKAEVDKSTQVDIDKMLSVCMASLVPPLSPQYK